A window from Shimia isoporae encodes these proteins:
- a CDS encoding SOS response-associated peptidase, which yields MCGRFAITLPTDAMAQLFSAVPANNLPAVPNYNVCPTTQVHVVLGAAETERRLVSMRWGFLPKWYKSPTDGPLLINARAETIAEKPAFRTACRERRCLIPVTGFYEWTKDDDGTRWPWYIHGAETLALAGVWQEWGPEEARQVTCAIVTTGANQTMSQVHHRMPVVIDEGDWGLWLGEQGHGAATLMKAAEEDLLSFHQVDRAVNSNRASGAELINPIEA from the coding sequence ATGTGCGGACGATTTGCGATCACTCTCCCGACCGATGCCATGGCGCAGCTGTTCTCGGCCGTGCCGGCCAACAACTTGCCTGCGGTGCCAAACTACAACGTATGTCCAACCACTCAGGTTCACGTCGTGTTGGGGGCTGCGGAAACTGAGCGGCGCTTGGTGTCAATGCGCTGGGGTTTTTTACCGAAGTGGTACAAGTCTCCAACCGACGGGCCGCTGCTGATCAATGCGCGTGCGGAGACAATTGCAGAGAAGCCTGCGTTTCGAACGGCTTGCCGGGAGCGGCGATGCCTGATCCCCGTAACGGGATTTTATGAATGGACCAAAGACGACGATGGAACGCGATGGCCGTGGTACATTCACGGCGCCGAAACTTTGGCACTGGCTGGTGTTTGGCAGGAGTGGGGGCCCGAGGAGGCTCGACAAGTAACCTGCGCGATAGTGACAACAGGTGCCAACCAAACCATGTCACAGGTGCATCACCGCATGCCTGTTGTTATTGACGAAGGTGACTGGGGACTTTGGTTGGGTGAGCAGGGACACGGGGCTGCGACCCTGATGAAAGCTGCGGAAGAAGACCTTTTGTCATTTCATCAAGTTGACAGGGCTGTGAATTCCAATCGCGCGTCGGGAGCAGAATTGATAAATCCGATTGAGGCGTAA
- a CDS encoding YebC/PmpR family DNA-binding transcriptional regulator, whose product MAGHSKWANIQHRKGRQDAARSKLFSKLAKEITVAAKMGDPDPEKNPRLRLAVKEAKSQSVPKDVIERAIKKSVAGEGDDYEEIRYEGYGPNGVAVIVEAMTDNRNRTASTVRSTFSKNGGNLGETGSVGFMFERKGEVTYNAEAGDADSIFEAAIEAGAEDVESSEEGHIIWCEDTDLNEVSNALEASLGESESTKLVWKPTTTTEMDLEGMQKLMKLIDALEDDDDVQRVTANFEASDEVMEQL is encoded by the coding sequence ATGGCCGGCCACAGTAAATGGGCAAACATTCAGCACCGCAAAGGGCGTCAGGACGCTGCGCGCTCGAAGCTGTTTTCTAAACTTGCAAAAGAGATCACCGTGGCTGCCAAGATGGGCGACCCTGATCCTGAGAAAAACCCGCGCCTGCGTCTGGCCGTGAAAGAAGCCAAAAGCCAGTCTGTCCCCAAGGATGTGATCGAACGCGCGATCAAGAAATCTGTGGCAGGTGAAGGCGACGACTACGAAGAAATCCGCTATGAGGGTTATGGCCCCAACGGCGTCGCAGTGATCGTCGAGGCTATGACCGACAACCGCAATCGCACAGCATCGACTGTGCGTTCCACCTTCTCGAAAAACGGTGGCAACCTTGGCGAAACCGGGTCTGTTGGCTTTATGTTCGAGCGCAAGGGTGAAGTGACCTACAACGCGGAAGCGGGCGATGCCGATAGCATCTTTGAGGCCGCCATCGAGGCCGGTGCCGAGGACGTGGAAAGCTCTGAGGAAGGTCACATAATCTGGTGTGAGGATACGGATCTGAACGAAGTGTCCAATGCGCTGGAGGCATCGCTGGGTGAATCAGAAAGCACCAAGCTGGTGTGGAAGCCGACCACGACTACCGAAATGGATCTTGAAGGCATGCAGAAGCTGATGAAGCTGATCGACGCCTTGGAAGATGATGACGACGTTCAGCGCGTTACTGCGAATTTTGAGGCTTCTGACGAGGTCATGGAGCAACTCTGA
- a CDS encoding tetratricopeptide repeat-containing sulfotransferase family protein yields MQAQLQAIFAKLKAGDFVSAAKQARQSVKKYPKEPAFRKFAGVALRLSGRPKEALKFLAEANKATPGDLEIRQHLIGTLVSLDQTEKANSLLSKWLDASPTDVQLSLLAAGTQLELGSLEAALGNAQRAIAIAPENTQARSFLALILFEMRNFREACAEFEKVTLAAPMNAEAHGNYGSALNELHRFEDATAAFGKAVKLAPENVDYRYSLALLQSQLAQFEAAKRNFQRIIKTTPAHDDSISSLVEISSEDEIPSLRLVCEKALKDKNLSEEQRAAIELSLAKALLKQGKTDAALEQFQVSNVRRARALPYDRKRADADFKAALNWSEKNPTSFESHAQASSITKIFVIGMPRSGTTLAELMISNHSRVQGLGEFGINTRFDDFEADPIALASHYVNEMPDLPAGTQAVVDKTPGQYETAGKIAECFPEARFINICRDPREIAFSMWQRHLSGWRTYYTSDMRWIAHALNNYRKYTQLWETQLGQRFVSIKYADLVKDPEAATRHLASFCDLEWEPAMARPETNPQSVATASISEVRSEIHTRSLGKWRAHADLMRPLVDNLDPDLWPDLD; encoded by the coding sequence GTGCAAGCGCAACTGCAGGCTATTTTTGCCAAATTGAAGGCCGGCGACTTCGTTTCCGCGGCAAAGCAAGCACGCCAGAGCGTAAAAAAATATCCGAAAGAACCTGCATTCCGGAAGTTTGCCGGCGTCGCGCTACGCCTGTCTGGGAGACCGAAAGAAGCGCTCAAATTTCTTGCGGAGGCAAACAAGGCAACTCCCGGCGATTTGGAAATCCGGCAACATCTGATCGGTACTCTGGTGTCTCTCGACCAAACGGAGAAAGCCAATTCTCTTCTTTCAAAATGGCTGGATGCATCCCCGACAGACGTTCAACTATCGCTGCTTGCCGCAGGCACTCAACTGGAACTTGGATCACTTGAGGCTGCGCTTGGGAACGCTCAACGTGCCATCGCCATCGCTCCGGAAAACACACAAGCCCGTAGCTTTCTGGCCTTGATCCTTTTCGAGATGCGCAACTTCCGAGAGGCTTGCGCTGAGTTTGAGAAGGTCACCTTGGCCGCACCGATGAACGCTGAGGCACACGGAAACTACGGATCTGCCCTGAATGAACTCCACCGGTTCGAAGACGCGACCGCCGCCTTCGGCAAAGCCGTGAAACTCGCGCCTGAAAATGTGGATTACCGCTACAGTTTGGCATTGCTACAGTCGCAACTGGCGCAATTTGAGGCTGCCAAACGGAATTTCCAACGCATTATCAAGACAACGCCTGCTCACGACGACTCGATTTCTTCGCTCGTAGAGATCTCCAGCGAAGACGAAATACCTTCTTTGAGGTTGGTCTGCGAAAAGGCCCTGAAAGACAAAAACCTGTCGGAAGAACAACGTGCTGCGATTGAACTCTCTTTGGCTAAGGCCCTGCTAAAACAGGGTAAAACAGACGCTGCCCTGGAGCAATTTCAAGTGTCCAACGTGCGGCGCGCTCGTGCGCTACCGTATGATCGAAAACGGGCGGATGCCGACTTCAAAGCTGCCCTGAACTGGTCTGAGAAAAACCCCACGTCGTTCGAGAGCCACGCGCAAGCCTCATCGATCACCAAGATTTTTGTGATCGGCATGCCGCGGTCCGGGACAACTCTTGCCGAACTGATGATATCCAATCACTCCAGAGTTCAGGGTTTGGGTGAGTTCGGGATCAACACCCGTTTCGATGACTTTGAAGCGGACCCTATCGCGCTTGCAAGTCACTACGTAAACGAAATGCCAGACTTGCCAGCTGGAACGCAGGCGGTCGTTGACAAGACACCGGGGCAATACGAGACAGCCGGAAAAATCGCAGAGTGTTTCCCAGAGGCCCGCTTTATCAACATCTGCCGTGACCCACGTGAAATTGCCTTCTCTATGTGGCAACGGCATTTGTCAGGATGGCGGACATATTACACTTCGGACATGCGCTGGATTGCGCACGCCTTAAATAACTACCGCAAGTACACTCAACTATGGGAAACTCAGTTGGGCCAGCGTTTTGTGTCGATCAAGTATGCGGATCTTGTGAAAGATCCGGAGGCCGCGACGCGACACCTTGCTTCCTTTTGCGATCTTGAATGGGAGCCAGCAATGGCGCGGCCTGAGACCAATCCACAGTCAGTAGCAACCGCCTCAATCAGCGAAGTGAGAAGCGAAATCCATACCCGTTCACTCGGTAAGTGGCGGGCGCACGCCGACTTGATGCGGCCCCTTGTCGACAACCTTGATCCAGACCTGTGGCCGGACCTCGACTAG
- a CDS encoding bifunctional allantoicase/(S)-ureidoglycine aminohydrolase: protein MSRSSYFAPKGGLPPQTQLLTDRAMFTESFAVIPKGTMTDIVTSNLPFWTDTRVWVIARPMSGFSETFSHYIVEVAPGGGSEKPELDAQAQGVLFVVEGTAVLHIGTSRHELTEGGYAYLPAGQEWHLKNESAAPVKFHWIRKAYEAVDGIDAPDAFVTSDHEVDPIAMPDTDGRWATTRFVDPDDMRHDMHVNIVTFEPGGVIPFLETHVMEHGLYVLEGKAVYRLNQDWVEVEAGDYMWLRAFCPQACYAGGPAKFRYLLYKDVNRHMKLR, encoded by the coding sequence ATGTCTCGTTCGTCGTATTTTGCACCCAAGGGTGGTTTGCCGCCGCAGACCCAGCTTTTGACCGATAGGGCCATGTTCACCGAGAGTTTTGCGGTGATCCCCAAAGGCACAATGACAGACATCGTGACGTCGAACTTGCCGTTCTGGACGGATACCCGCGTCTGGGTGATTGCCCGTCCAATGAGCGGGTTTTCGGAGACGTTTTCGCATTATATCGTTGAAGTCGCGCCGGGTGGCGGTAGCGAAAAACCGGAGTTGGACGCGCAAGCACAGGGCGTGCTGTTCGTTGTGGAAGGGACAGCGGTTTTGCATATTGGCACGTCGCGCCATGAGTTGACCGAGGGCGGATATGCCTATCTTCCGGCGGGACAGGAATGGCACCTCAAAAATGAAAGCGCCGCGCCGGTCAAGTTCCACTGGATTCGAAAGGCCTATGAAGCTGTGGATGGAATCGATGCGCCTGACGCCTTCGTCACGTCCGATCATGAAGTTGATCCAATTGCGATGCCTGATACCGATGGGCGCTGGGCTACGACGCGGTTTGTCGATCCGGACGACATGCGCCACGACATGCACGTAAACATCGTGACATTTGAACCTGGCGGCGTGATCCCGTTCCTGGAAACGCATGTCATGGAACATGGGTTGTATGTGCTTGAGGGCAAAGCGGTTTATCGACTTAATCAGGACTGGGTCGAAGTTGAAGCCGGTGATTATATGTGGCTGCGCGCCTTTTGCCCGCAGGCCTGCTACGCCGGTGGTCCGGCGAAGTTCCGCTACTTGCTGTACAAGGACGTGAACCGGCACATGAAACTCCGCTAA
- a CDS encoding YdeI/OmpD-associated family protein: protein MLWDWLEANASRRSSLWLVTYKRHQGAAYVSRDEVLDALVAFGWIDGRRMALDDARTMQLIGPRKQNAWAESYCERAERLIENGWMRPRGLQAVTEAKEAGLWRASPHVDKLVVPEDLAQALAIVGGARALWDAAPPAYRRNVLRWIDNARKSDTRARRVAVVVDTTARNQRVPQM from the coding sequence ATGCTGTGGGACTGGTTGGAAGCCAATGCGAGCAGGCGGAGCAGCTTGTGGCTTGTGACTTACAAACGACATCAGGGCGCAGCGTATGTGTCCCGTGATGAAGTGCTGGATGCACTGGTGGCGTTTGGCTGGATTGACGGGCGGCGAATGGCGTTGGACGATGCACGAACGATGCAGCTTATCGGGCCGCGGAAGCAGAACGCCTGGGCGGAAAGCTACTGCGAACGTGCAGAGCGACTGATCGAAAATGGATGGATGCGTCCTCGCGGGCTGCAGGCGGTGACGGAAGCCAAGGAAGCGGGTCTCTGGCGGGCGTCTCCTCATGTCGACAAACTGGTAGTACCCGAGGATTTGGCACAAGCGCTGGCAATCGTCGGTGGTGCGCGTGCGCTATGGGACGCGGCGCCGCCTGCCTATCGCCGCAACGTGCTGCGATGGATCGACAATGCCCGCAAGTCGGACACAAGAGCCCGCAGGGTGGCGGTGGTCGTAGACACAACCGCCCGCAACCAGCGTGTGCCGCAGATGTAA
- a CDS encoding type I glyceraldehyde-3-phosphate dehydrogenase codes for MSAPKIKIFINGFGRIGRTVLRILAQGAHSQFDVVGINDIESLQTCAYLFEYDSVFGAYRGEVIAEDGMLAVDGLHIPFHAEQDLSAMDLSDVDVVLECTGMAGARAVAERGLAAGAGAVLISGPSDEADVTIVMGANEGDLQDQKIVSNASCTTNALAPLLRVLDQNFGLISGHMTTVHCYTGSQPTVDKPRADLARSRAAALSMVPTTTSAQRMIDKVLPALKGRVEARAIRVPTASVSAIDLTIQAEKAVSVEAVNSALRAEAENTHLIGWTEKPLVSTDLRARPESLVLSGPETSVSVGGLLRVFGWYDNEWGFSNRMLDMAERMGRR; via the coding sequence ATGAGCGCGCCGAAGATCAAGATATTCATCAACGGGTTTGGCCGGATCGGCCGGACTGTTTTGCGCATCCTGGCGCAAGGCGCGCACTCCCAGTTCGACGTCGTAGGGATTAACGATATCGAGTCTTTGCAGACCTGTGCCTACCTTTTTGAATACGACAGTGTTTTTGGCGCTTACCGAGGAGAGGTGATCGCGGAAGACGGGATGCTTGCCGTTGACGGCTTGCACATTCCCTTTCATGCCGAGCAAGACCTGAGCGCAATGGATCTGAGCGATGTTGACGTTGTTCTGGAATGCACCGGGATGGCTGGTGCCAGAGCCGTGGCGGAGCGTGGCTTGGCGGCAGGCGCAGGAGCTGTGTTGATTTCAGGACCGTCCGATGAGGCGGATGTGACAATCGTGATGGGGGCCAACGAGGGTGACCTCCAAGATCAGAAAATCGTTTCCAACGCATCCTGCACGACAAACGCGCTCGCGCCGCTTCTGCGGGTACTTGATCAGAATTTTGGACTTATCAGCGGGCATATGACGACGGTGCACTGTTATACGGGCAGCCAGCCAACAGTGGATAAGCCGCGGGCTGATTTGGCGCGTAGCCGCGCGGCCGCGCTTTCTATGGTGCCGACTACAACATCTGCGCAACGCATGATCGATAAGGTTTTGCCGGCTCTAAAGGGACGGGTAGAAGCGCGGGCGATCCGCGTGCCTACGGCGTCTGTATCAGCAATTGACTTGACCATTCAGGCCGAAAAAGCCGTTTCTGTAGAGGCGGTTAATTCAGCCTTGCGAGCGGAAGCGGAGAATACGCATCTGATAGGCTGGACCGAGAAACCTCTCGTGAGCACGGATCTTCGGGCGCGGCCCGAATCCTTGGTTCTTAGCGGGCCGGAAACGTCGGTGTCCGTAGGCGGGTTGCTTCGGGTTTTCGGGTGGTATGACAACGAATGGGGCTTTTCCAATCGCATGTTGGATATGGCCGAGCGAATGGGGCGGCGGTAA
- a CDS encoding NADP-dependent malic enzyme gives MSNTKDQDRARQAALDYHEFPKPGKLEIRATKPMATGRDLSRAYSPGVAEACVEIEKNPADATRYTSKGNLVAVISNGTAVLGLGNIGAQASKPVMEGKAVLFKKFAGIDCFDIEVNEPDPEKLADLVCRLEPTFGAVNLEDIKAPDCFLVERICKERMNIPVFHDDQHGTAIVAAAAAYNALIVAKKKVEEIKVVALGAGAAGIACLKMLMTMGVQHENILMLDSKGVVHTQRNDLSPEKAEFAQPTDKRTTMEAMEGADLFLGVSGPGLLTKEMVEQMADDPIIFALANPTPEIMPEEAREAAPGALIATGRSDYPNQVNNVLCFPFIFRGALDVGATEINDAMKLACVEAIAGLARETTSAEVGVAYRGETLTFGPNYLIPKPFDPRLLPTVAVAVAKAAMDSEVASKPIDLHAYEEKLRAQVFRSSMIMRPVYEAASMSRRRIIFAEGEDERVLRTAQAMLEDTVDTPVLIGRPEVVAHRLEKAGLKIKPGVDFELINPEQDERYRDYWTTYHSKLRRKGVSPDNAKAILRTNATAIAAVAVERGDADSMICGTFGEYRWHLRYVTEMLQNKELHPVGSLSLIILDKGPLFLADTHIHIEPTAEQVAETVIAAARHVRRFGVDPKIALCSGSQFGNLDSHSGRVMRGALDVLDQYEHDFEYEGEMHTDAALDPELRDRLFPGGRLNGKANVLVYSNTDAAGATRNILKSVADGLEVGPILMGMGNRAHIVTPSITVRGLMNMAALAGTTVSTYG, from the coding sequence ATGAGCAACACCAAGGATCAGGATCGCGCACGTCAGGCGGCGCTGGATTATCACGAATTTCCAAAGCCGGGTAAGCTTGAGATCCGTGCGACCAAGCCAATGGCGACTGGACGGGATCTGAGCCGGGCATACAGCCCCGGCGTGGCGGAGGCCTGCGTCGAGATCGAGAAGAACCCCGCAGATGCAACAAGGTATACATCCAAAGGTAACCTTGTCGCGGTGATCTCGAACGGAACAGCCGTGCTTGGTTTGGGTAATATCGGTGCCCAGGCAAGTAAGCCCGTGATGGAAGGCAAAGCCGTCTTATTCAAAAAATTTGCTGGCATTGATTGCTTTGACATTGAAGTGAACGAGCCTGATCCGGAAAAACTTGCCGATCTCGTGTGCCGGCTGGAGCCAACCTTTGGGGCTGTGAACCTTGAGGACATCAAAGCGCCTGACTGTTTTCTGGTGGAACGCATTTGCAAAGAGCGGATGAATATTCCGGTGTTCCACGATGACCAGCACGGTACTGCTATCGTTGCAGCCGCGGCTGCCTACAACGCTTTGATTGTGGCCAAGAAAAAGGTCGAGGAAATCAAGGTTGTCGCGCTGGGAGCGGGCGCAGCAGGAATCGCCTGTCTGAAGATGCTGATGACCATGGGCGTCCAGCACGAAAACATCCTTATGCTGGACAGCAAGGGTGTTGTGCACACGCAACGCAATGATCTGTCGCCCGAGAAAGCCGAGTTTGCACAACCGACTGACAAGCGTACCACCATGGAGGCCATGGAAGGCGCAGACCTTTTCCTAGGGGTGTCCGGTCCGGGGCTTCTAACGAAGGAAATGGTAGAGCAGATGGCGGATGATCCGATCATCTTTGCGCTGGCCAACCCGACGCCCGAAATCATGCCGGAAGAAGCCCGTGAAGCGGCTCCCGGAGCGCTGATTGCCACGGGGCGGTCCGACTATCCGAACCAGGTAAACAACGTGCTGTGTTTCCCGTTCATCTTCCGCGGTGCCTTGGATGTCGGCGCGACGGAAATCAACGATGCGATGAAACTGGCATGCGTTGAGGCGATTGCTGGGCTTGCACGGGAAACGACCAGTGCCGAAGTGGGTGTGGCCTACCGTGGTGAAACGCTGACATTCGGGCCCAACTATCTGATTCCAAAACCATTTGATCCGCGTCTGCTGCCGACTGTGGCCGTTGCTGTAGCCAAGGCGGCGATGGACAGCGAGGTCGCGAGCAAGCCGATTGATTTGCACGCGTACGAGGAAAAACTGCGCGCTCAGGTGTTCCGTTCTTCGATGATCATGCGGCCTGTATACGAAGCGGCAAGCATGTCCCGGCGCCGTATCATCTTTGCCGAGGGTGAAGATGAGAGGGTGCTGAGAACGGCGCAGGCGATGCTTGAGGACACGGTTGATACACCGGTTCTAATCGGGCGTCCCGAAGTGGTTGCGCACCGCCTTGAAAAGGCAGGGCTCAAAATCAAACCGGGCGTGGATTTCGAATTGATCAACCCCGAGCAGGACGAGCGGTATCGCGACTATTGGACGACGTATCACAGCAAGCTGCGCCGCAAGGGTGTCAGCCCGGATAACGCCAAGGCGATCCTGCGGACAAACGCAACCGCGATTGCTGCTGTGGCAGTGGAACGGGGCGACGCCGATAGCATGATCTGCGGCACCTTTGGAGAGTATCGCTGGCATCTTCGTTACGTGACAGAAATGTTGCAAAACAAGGAGTTGCACCCGGTTGGGTCACTGTCACTGATAATTCTCGACAAAGGACCTCTGTTCCTTGCGGACACGCACATCCACATTGAACCGACTGCGGAGCAAGTGGCCGAAACCGTGATTGCGGCAGCGCGCCATGTACGCCGGTTCGGGGTCGATCCCAAGATTGCGCTGTGTTCGGGAAGCCAGTTTGGTAACCTGGACAGCCATTCCGGCCGCGTGATGCGTGGTGCATTGGATGTTTTGGACCAGTACGAACATGACTTTGAATACGAAGGGGAAATGCACACGGATGCGGCCCTTGATCCAGAGCTGCGCGACCGACTTTTCCCGGGTGGCCGCTTGAATGGGAAGGCCAACGTGTTGGTCTATTCAAACACGGATGCGGCGGGCGCGACCCGCAATATTCTGAAGTCTGTCGCTGACGGTCTGGAGGTTGGGCCTATTCTGATGGGAATGGGCAACCGCGCGCATATTGTGACGCCTTCGATCACGGTTCGCGGTTTGATGAATATGGCGGCACTGGCTGGCACTACGGTGTCAACTTACGGATGA
- a CDS encoding DSD1 family PLP-dependent enzyme: protein MAELEELELGYDIPARVGMSEEEVFTPALVLDLDALERNISKMGNFVRAHGLRHRVHGKMHKSVDVAKLQIELGGAAGVCCQKVSEAEAFVRGGISDVLISNQVRDPRMIERLARLPKLGATVSVCIDDLRNVSELSAAAESAGTELQAFVEIDCGAGRCGVSSAQDAVEIAQAIEIADGLSFVGIQAYQGAMQHLETFDERKSAAEAAHGIVRRVLDALRNAGLDPNLVTGGGTGSFQFESASGLYGELQCGSYAFMDADYGRLLNEDGERLDEGSWENALFVLSSVMSTARRGQAVVDAGLKAMSMESGLPLVATKEGLTYVEASDEHGTISDLDNVLSATDKVRLVPGHCDPTCNLHDWYVGVRNGVVECLWPVTARGKVF, encoded by the coding sequence ATGGCTGAGTTGGAAGAACTGGAACTCGGGTACGATATTCCTGCGCGTGTTGGCATGTCCGAAGAAGAGGTTTTCACACCTGCGCTTGTTCTGGATCTGGATGCGTTGGAGCGCAACATTTCTAAAATGGGAAACTTTGTCCGTGCTCATGGTCTGCGCCATCGCGTTCATGGCAAGATGCATAAGTCCGTGGACGTCGCAAAGCTGCAAATCGAGCTAGGCGGTGCAGCCGGAGTTTGTTGCCAGAAGGTCAGCGAGGCGGAAGCCTTTGTGAGAGGTGGCATCTCAGATGTTCTGATAAGCAACCAAGTGCGCGATCCAAGGATGATTGAGCGCTTGGCGCGTCTACCGAAGCTCGGGGCAACTGTCAGTGTTTGCATTGATGACCTACGCAATGTGAGCGAGCTATCAGCTGCTGCAGAGAGTGCTGGTACAGAGCTTCAGGCCTTTGTCGAGATTGACTGTGGAGCCGGTCGATGCGGCGTTTCAAGTGCGCAGGATGCTGTCGAAATTGCGCAAGCGATCGAGATTGCAGACGGTCTGAGTTTTGTGGGTATTCAGGCCTATCAAGGGGCAATGCAGCATCTGGAGACGTTTGACGAACGCAAGTCCGCCGCGGAAGCTGCGCATGGTATCGTGCGCCGCGTTTTGGACGCTCTGCGAAATGCTGGACTTGACCCCAACCTTGTAACGGGCGGCGGAACCGGTTCGTTCCAATTCGAAAGCGCCTCGGGGCTCTATGGCGAACTGCAATGCGGGTCTTACGCATTTATGGACGCTGACTATGGGCGGTTGCTGAACGAAGATGGCGAACGGTTGGATGAAGGCTCATGGGAAAACGCGCTGTTCGTGTTGAGTTCCGTAATGAGCACGGCGCGTCGTGGCCAAGCAGTTGTGGATGCGGGGCTCAAGGCAATGAGCATGGAAAGTGGACTGCCGTTGGTCGCGACCAAAGAGGGGCTCACATACGTTGAAGCGTCCGACGAGCATGGCACCATCTCCGACCTGGACAATGTTCTATCAGCGACCGACAAAGTCCGACTCGTTCCCGGGCATTGTGACCCGACGTGCAATCTCCACGACTGGTATGTCGGGGTGCGAAATGGGGTTGTCGAATGTCTTTGGCCCGTGACCGCAAGGGGCAAAGTCTTCTGA
- a CDS encoding SLC13 family permease, whose protein sequence is MTTDQIILFSLFGLVFAMLLWGRFRYDLVAFAALMAGVVLGVVPTKDAFSGFGHPATLIVALVLVVSAGLVRSGAVFLITRTLVDSARSLGAHIAIIGSIGAVLSAFMNNVAALALLMPVDIQTARKAGRSPAKSLMPLSFATILGGMATLIGTPPNIIIASIREEATGEPFGMFDFAPVGGITAIVGLAFVALIGWRLIPARDDAGKKAAEIGQYIAELTVPAESRLIGKRLAELESDAEDADVNVIGLMRDGKRRYGAARNSILQEGDALVLEASPDALDEFRSALSLNFSDQKREEHLKAAGDGLDIIEVVVPDNARIAGKSAQALGLAWRQGAVLMGISREGRRIRTQIRKTVVQPGDILLILVQKNRGADVTDWLGCLPLADRGLVVTANGKMWLAIGLFVGAVAAASLGLIYLPVALGLVVVAYVLAKIVPISELYTHIEWPVVVLLGSMIPLGAALDSSGGTSLIANGLVDLTSGLPAWAVLTVLMLVTMTLSDVLNNTATTIVAAPVGIQMANTLGVSADPFLMAVAVAASSAFLTPIGHKNNTLILGPGGYRFGDYWRMGLPLEILVVAVSIPAILVFWPM, encoded by the coding sequence ATGACCACCGACCAGATCATCCTTTTCAGCCTTTTTGGACTTGTCTTTGCGATGCTTCTCTGGGGCCGCTTCCGGTATGATCTGGTGGCCTTCGCCGCACTTATGGCCGGCGTTGTTCTTGGCGTTGTGCCTACCAAGGATGCCTTTTCCGGCTTCGGCCACCCCGCCACCCTGATTGTGGCTTTGGTTCTTGTGGTCTCGGCCGGGCTCGTGCGCTCCGGCGCCGTCTTCTTGATCACGCGAACTCTGGTGGACAGCGCGCGGTCTCTGGGCGCACACATCGCCATCATTGGCAGCATCGGCGCCGTACTTTCTGCATTTATGAACAACGTGGCCGCCCTTGCGCTCCTGATGCCCGTCGACATCCAGACCGCCCGCAAGGCAGGCCGCAGCCCCGCCAAATCGCTTATGCCGCTTAGCTTCGCCACCATTCTTGGCGGCATGGCCACCTTGATTGGTACCCCACCCAACATCATCATCGCCTCAATCCGCGAGGAAGCCACTGGGGAACCCTTCGGCATGTTCGACTTCGCGCCGGTCGGCGGTATCACCGCGATCGTTGGCCTCGCCTTTGTCGCCTTGATCGGCTGGCGCTTAATCCCCGCACGCGACGACGCCGGAAAAAAAGCCGCTGAAATTGGGCAATACATTGCCGAGCTCACGGTCCCTGCCGAAAGCAGATTGATCGGAAAGCGCCTCGCGGAACTGGAAAGCGACGCCGAAGACGCCGACGTCAATGTGATCGGCCTGATGCGAGACGGCAAACGCCGCTATGGCGCTGCGCGCAACTCAATACTACAGGAAGGCGATGCACTGGTTCTTGAGGCATCGCCGGACGCTCTGGACGAGTTTAGATCCGCCCTCTCCCTTAACTTTTCCGACCAGAAACGCGAGGAGCATCTCAAGGCTGCCGGAGACGGGCTGGACATCATCGAAGTCGTGGTGCCCGACAACGCCCGAATAGCAGGCAAGTCGGCGCAGGCTCTTGGTCTGGCGTGGCGTCAGGGCGCGGTTCTTATGGGGATTTCACGCGAAGGTCGCCGCATCCGGACCCAAATCCGAAAAACGGTTGTGCAACCCGGCGACATTCTCCTGATCCTCGTCCAGAAAAATCGCGGCGCCGACGTCACAGATTGGCTTGGATGTCTGCCGCTCGCTGACCGTGGCCTCGTCGTCACCGCCAACGGCAAAATGTGGCTGGCGATTGGGCTGTTTGTTGGCGCAGTTGCCGCCGCCTCACTGGGCTTGATCTATCTTCCTGTGGCGCTTGGATTGGTGGTCGTGGCTTACGTCTTGGCCAAAATCGTGCCGATCTCGGAACTATACACGCACATCGAATGGCCGGTGGTGGTGCTGCTCGGGTCTATGATCCCGCTGGGCGCTGCGCTGGACAGTTCGGGCGGTACTTCCCTCATCGCAAACGGGTTGGTCGATCTCACATCCGGCCTTCCGGCATGGGCAGTTTTGACGGTCCTGATGCTCGTGACAATGACACTGTCAGACGTTTTGAACAACACTGCGACCACGATCGTCGCCGCGCCTGTCGGCATTCAGATGGCAAATACACTTGGCGTCTCTGCCGACCCGTTTCTGATGGCAGTGGCTGTCGCGGCCAGCTCTGCCTTCCTGACGCCAATAGGCCACAAGAACAATACGCTGATCCTTGGCCCCGGCGGCTACCGCTTTGGCGACTACTGGAGGATGGGGTTGCCGCTGGAAATCCTCGTCGTGGCAGTCTCGATCCCCGCCATCCTCGTGTTCTGGCCAATGTAA